The following DNA comes from Candidatus Peregrinibacteria bacterium.
GAACGAAGAATTACCCCAAAAAGAAATGCTTTCTTGTAAAAAATGACGCGTTTCCATTGTGTCGAAAAATATTAAACAGGAACCACCGCAACAGAAAGCCCTCCACTAGGAAGAGAAACAATGCGACGCGTTAATATCGTATCTCCAGATGGAGAAACCCATTGGCGAGATTGCACAAGGAGAAGCAGATTTCTTCCAAAAACACTCCCACCTTGCATTTTTTTAATTGGTAAAAAATTTTGAAACGACAAGGTTTGCCCATGTAAAAGAAGAGGAATATTTTTTTCTTCCACATGAAGAATAGTCGTATTGTCCGATTCTTCCATTCGTTGAATGAGAAAAAATTGTTGTACTTCTGGTGGTAAAAGAGGTGAACACGCCTCACCACAAACAGAGAGTGGATTTTCCTCCTGAACTTCTCCCTTTAAAAGAGATTGTATCTTTTCCACAAGTTCTGTAGGACCATATTCTGATTTTTGTAAATAGACATTTGCCCCAAGACGCTTTGCAAGATCAATATCTTGTTGTCGACTGAGATTGCTGTTAATAGCAATAAAAACATTCATAGAAGAATTATTACGAATAGCACTCAACACCTCAAAACCATCCATCTGCGGCATCATGATATCGAGGAGAATAACATCGGGACGGAATTCAGGTGCCTGTACAATGCCGTCCATTCCGTTTCCCTTTGAACGAACATCGAAACCTTCCGCACTAAAAGCAGTTTTATAGAGCTCGACAAGATCTTCGTTATCTTCAATGATGAGAATTTTTTTGGGATTCATAGGAGAGAGGAAGAGTAAAAAAGAAAGTGGTTCCATTGCCTATTTCACTGGTAAGCCATATTTCGCCATCCATTTGTCGAACAATCTCCTTGGCAATACTGAGCCCAAGCCCTGTCCCCTTTGCCTTCCCTAGCTCCTTATTTTCGACCTGATGAAATTTCTCAAAAATACGTTCTTGTTCCTCAGGAGGAATGCCGACTCCTGTATTTTTTACAGAAATTGTGAGAAACCCCTGACGAAGTGATTTGCTGAAGGAGAGCTCAATATTTCCTCCTTCTGGAGTAAATTTTGCCGCATTTCCAATGAGATTTATGAGAACTTCTCGCGTTTTTTCAGGATCGGCAAACACAGGGGTGCTGGCATCATTAAGATGAGTAATATCAAGAGAAAGTTGCTTTTCTTCACAAATAACCTGAAAATCTTGAACAACATTTTCCACAAGATACGAGACGAGAAAAGTCTGTTTTTGAAATTGCATTTTTCCGATTTCCAGCTTTTGAATATCGAGCATGTCATTTACCAAATGGAGCAGGTCGGAAGCGTTTCGATGAATTTTTTCAAGAATACTCTTCTGCTGACGATTAATGGGACCGTATTTTTCTTTATGAAAAAACTCAATAAAACCACGGATAACCGTTAGTGGTGTTCGAAGCTCATGAGAGACAATACCCACAAATTTATCTTTGAGCATGTTTGTTTGCTCTAAGTGATGGCGAATCCGCTCTTGCTGTGCAAAAAAAGAAGAAACGAGGATAATCAAAAGAATGATGCCGAGGAAGATCCCAAGAAAATGCCAGCGAACCGCATTGAGATTTTGAACATGATATTTTTGGTCAATTTCCATAAGAACGATAGCATTTGTTCGTTTGTTCACAGTACCAAAAGAAAATATCGGAGACGCCACTCGTCGAAGCGCACCGAGAGCATCAAAAACAATATCTGGATTTACTTTTGTCTCTGTAAAGGCGTCTAAAAACCAATCGGACTGTTCTATCGAAAGAATCCTTCCAACAGGAACAGCTTCTTCACTTTCGGAGATACTACCGTCGCCATTTCGGTCACGATCAAAACGATGATCAGAAAAAAGAACCTGAAGTTCGTTAGAATGATTTGTTTTCGTAAGAATCTGAAGGGAATAGATGTCTGAACTTTGCGCAAAAACATGGCGCATAATTTCAGAGATATCTTCCGGAACACCATTATGAGAGCTTTGCAGTTTCTCAAGAAGTTCTGCAGGAAAATGTGACGATACCATTTCTCCAAGCGTGTGGAGATATTTTTCATTTTGCGCGTAAAGCGTATCTTCAATGGCAAGAAAAAGACTAAGTACTAAAGCTCCTGAAAGAGTGATTCCAAAAAATGTCACAGGAAGATTCTGCCAAAAACGCAAAAGATCAATAAATGATCTTTCTTTCTCTTTTGGGGTACGCTTATTTGCCACACGTGAACCGCGGAAAAAAATCATCTTTTTTGTTTCTTTGTATATTGCTTTTATTATACTTGAAAAATGGCAAAAAGAAAACTGTCCTTTTCTCAAATATTTCTGTCTCTTCTGTTTTTCTACTCAAGAAATATGGAAAAAGAAAGAAAAAGAGTATAATATGGTGGAAAGTATAAAAAAACAAAGCATGACAAAAACCAAAAAGGAAATTGATATTCTTCTCGAATCAGGATACCTATTAGAAGAGGATGCCAAAAAAATCCTCAAAAAAGCTGAGATACTTCATGTTTCTCCGCTTCAAATTCTGGTGACGGACGGAATACTCTCGCGAGTGTTGATGGGGCAAGCTATTGCGGAATATTACAAAATTCCTTACGCGAACCTCTCTGCAAATTCCTCCGAAAAGGAAGAAGATATATTTCACATTCCAGAACGAACTGCCACAAGCCTTAGAGTTGTTTTTGTTTCGGAAAAAAACGAAACCGTTCACGTTGCCACCGATACACCAGTTATCGAAAATATTTCCCAAAAAATATCTGAGTTCTTTCCCAAGAAAAATATTGAGGTGCTCTATGCTCTTCCCGAAGAAATAGACATGGCGCTCGTTCAATATCGAAAACCACTAAAAACAAGATTCTCGCAGATTATCACAAAAAAAATACGAATTGCACCGGAAATACTTCAAGAAATTCTAGAAGATGCGCTTATATATCAAGCATCCGATATACATCTAGAGCCAAAAGAGGACGGAACTCTTATTCGATTTCGTATTGATGGAATTCTAAAGGAAGCCGGAAATATTCCAAAAGAACACTATGGAAACCTTATTAATCATATTAAAGTTCAATCTCGACTGAGGATTGATGAACATAACACAACACAAGATGGTGCTATGCGCTACGATTTTTCAGGGGGAAATATTGATATTCGCATTTCCATTGCTCCTACTATTGGCGGAGAAAAAGTGACTATGCGTCTCCTTACAAATTATGTACAAAGTCTTCAACTTGCAGAAATTGGTCTCTCTCGGGAAAATCAGAAGTTTTTTGAAGAAGCATCTCAGAAGCCATTCGGAATGATTCTTGTCACCGGTCCCACCGGTGCTGGAAAAACCACAACACTCTACTCACTACTACAAATTATTAGTAATCCGGGAGTCAACATTACGACCATTGAAGATCCAGTAGAATATCATCTTCCCGGACTCAATCAGATTCAGGTAAATACAGAAAGGAATATTACATTTAGCAAAGGACTTCGATCTATTGTTCGACAAGATCCCGATATTATTCTTGTTGGAGAAATTCGAGATGAAGAAACAGCAGAAATTGCCGTAAATGCTGCACTTACCGGACATCTTCTCCTCTCAACTTTTCACGCAAACGATGCCGCCACTGCTATTCCACGCCTCTTGGAAATGGGGGTCGAGCCTTTTCTCCTTGCTTCCACTCTTGAACTTATTGGCGCACAACGCCTCATCCGAAAGATATGTCCTCACTGTCGATATAGTATTCCTCTCGATGCAGAAGAGATGAAGGACATACGAAAACGGTTTGAAGATTACCTTCCCAAAGAAGCAGGAGTCCTCTACAGAGCCAAGGGATGCGTTGCCTGTCATCACACCGGATACAAAGGAAGAACCGGAATATTTGAGTGCATTCCGGTGAGTCAAGAACTTCAAGATCTTATTTTGCAACATCCCTCAAGCAAACAAATTTGGGCACTTGCCCGAAAAAAAGGTGCCATCACACTCTTTGAGGATGGCATGCTAAAAGTACGTCAAGGAATCACTACTCTTGAAGAGCTTCTTCGTGTTGCCTCTCCACCAGAGTTATGATGAAAAAAAAGAAACATTGGCACGAGTTTTTCTCCTTTTTGTCTCAAAAACATAAAAAGGAAGAAGATCAAAAACGAGGACTCAATATTTTTTCGCGAATTGGCATTGCGGAAGATCAGGAAAATCTTTTGGAAAATCTGAGTATGTTGGTGGAATCGGGTATGGATATACCGGAGACGCTTCGCTCAATCGCCACAGAAATGCGTACTCCTCAAATGAAACGCATGATGATGCAAGCAGAAGAGGATATTGAAAATGGTCTTCCTGTATGGAAAGCCCTAGAAGAAACAAATATTCTTCCACCACATATTATTGCCCTCCTCCGTATTGGAGAAGAATCTGGGCGACTCCCAAAAAATTTAAAAATGGTGGCACTCCAACAACAAAAGCAGAGGATGCTGCTCTCGAGAGTCCGGTCTTCACTCGCCTATCCCATGATTGTTTTGTTCCTCTCTCTTTTTATCGGAGTGGGAATTTCATGGTTTATTCTCCCAAGACTTTCAGTAGTTTTTTCTCAACTCAAAATTGATCTTCCATTCGTCACAAGTCTTTTTATCGGCTTTGGAACCTTCCTTGGAAAGTACGGGAATATTGCGATTCCAGCGTTCTTGCTCGTCTTTTTTCTCATTTTCTATTTTGTATTTTTTCATCGAAGCACCAAGCATATTGGCCAAGGAATTCTCCTAAAAACTCCTGTTATCCATCAACTTATTAAACAAGCCGAACTCTCGCGCCTCGGATACATGATGGGTGCACTGCTTGAAGCAGGCATATCGGTCATTGAAGCACTCCTCTCTCTCGAGAAGGCTTCTGTTTTTCGCTCCTATAAAAAACTCTATCGTCTTCTTCGGGAAAATATGGAAGAAGGTATTTCATTTGGAGAAAGCTTTGGAAAGCATAAAGAAACAAAAAAACTAATTCCTGCCCCTGTTCAACAACTTATTAGTTCTGGAGAACAATCGGGAAATCTGTCGCAAATCTTCTTCAAAATCGGAGAGTCGTATGAAGGAAAAACAGAGTACACCACAAAAAATATGGCGGCGCTTCTGGAGCCGATTATGCTCATTATTATTTGGATTGGTGTTGTTTCTGTTGCCCTTGCTGTAGTACTTCCCATTTATACACTGGTTGGAAATATGAATACCGGCATTTCTTCACCACCAAAAGCAAAAATTGTTGCTCACAAAACCATTCCCCAAACAGAATCTCAAAATATTCCACAACCAATACACGCTTCTGGGGAAATACAAAAAAATATTATCGGAACAATTACGCCAGAAAAACAAACAGAACCTAAAGAAGAGAAGGATAATGAAGATTTTTCCCAAGAAAAGAGTCAGAATGTACTCTATTCTTTAGGGGATTTTGAATATCCGGCTTTGCCAAGGAAAGAGAATATAAAAAATATAGAAGTGCTTTCGAATATTCCGGCGCTCAATGTTCGAAGTGGTCCATCAACAGATTTTTCAGTTCTCACACAAATTTTTCCGGGAAATAGTTACCCCGTCCGTGAAGAATCAGGGCAATGGCAAAAAATTACACTTCCCAATAATGAAGAAGGTTGGGTGCTTGGCACATACACGCAGGAATCTTTTCAAGAAATTGAAGAAGACGTTCCTGATGAGAAGAGTGAAGATACTCCTGCCCTTGTAAGGCTCCAAGATAATCTGCAAGGACTCAATATTCGCTCAAATCCAACACAAGAGGCAACTATTATTGGAACCATGCTTCCAGAGGACCGATATGAAAAAATAGGAGAGGAAGAAGGGTGGTTTCACATTCATTTCGAAGAAGAAACCGGCTGGGTTTTGGGATCACTTGTGCAAGAAACAAAAGAATGAAGCACTTTGCTAAATACAACAGTGGTTTTACTCTCCTCGAGATTCTCCTCGTGGTAGCACTCTTTACCGCACTTGCAGGAGTCTCGCTCCCTGTTTCTCTCGCTTTTCTTCAGAAAAGCAGTCTTGATGTTACTGCACAAAATACCGTGCAAACTCTTCGACGAGCACGAACACTCGCTCAATCTTCTGCACACGACATGAGTTGGGGTGTCTACGCAGAAGGTGGACAGATAATACTTTTTGGAGGAGATTCGTACGCCACACGCAATACCTCTTTTGACGAGACCCTTCCTATTCCTGAGCTCATCTCTGTTTCTGGACAACAAGAAACTGTTTTCGAAAAATTCTCAGGAAAACCAAAAAATGCAGGAACGCTTTCCTTTCAGGCGCTTAATGATACGCTTCCCATCACCATCGGAGCGAACGGGCTTCTTTTTTACTAATGGCTTTTCTTCTTTAGAAGCACTCCTTGGGGTAACCATGTTGGGACTCTTTGGAACTGCCATTATGGGAGCTCTCGTTTACGGGCTTCAAGGAATTTCCGTTTCTGGAAACTACGCTCGTGCCACACTACTCGCAGAAGAAGGAATCGAAGCCATCCGAAATATTCGAGATGAAGATTTTTCCAATTTAGTAGACGGAACACACGGACTTGCTCTTTCTGGCGGAACATGGATTTTTTCGGGCTCTTCAGATACGACAGATGTTTTTACGAGAACAACAACCATTAGTACCATTAGCGCGAGTGAAAAAGAGATTTCTTCAGAAGTCACTTGGAATGGGCAAAATGGAAGAACAGGGGTGATAACGCTCCTCACACGCCTCACCGATTGGAGACTTCCAGATGCCCCAACTATAGGAAACTGGTCAAATCCGGCACAAGAGTCAACAAGTAATCTTTCTGGAAATCAGAATGGGATTCGCCTTGCTCTGCAGGGATCTTATGTTTACCTCATTCGAAATGGCGGAAATCCAGATTTTATTATTTTGAATATTTCCAACACCGCAAGTCCTTCTGTTATTGGGTCGCTCAATCTTGCTGGGAATCCGCGTGACATCACCGTAATCGGAAACTATGCCTATATCGCCTCCAATCAAAATAATGCAGAACTTCAAGTAATAAGTATCAGTAATCCTGCCTCACCTTCAGTCGTCAACACGATCAATCTCTCGGGAAATCAAGATGGACAATCGGTTGCCGTTGATGGAAACACGCTCTTTTTGACAAGAGCTTCAAGCGGAAACGACGAATTTTTGACGTATGATATTTCTTCTCCTGCCAACCCATCATTTCTTGGATCAGAAGACCTCGGAAATGGAAATAATAGAGCAATGTATATAAATGGGTCTCACGCCTATGTTGTTTCGAATCAAAACAATCAAGAACTCAAAATTATCGATATTTCCAACTTGAGCAGTCCTTTCTTCGCTACAGCGTATGACATGACAGGAAACAACGATGGAAACTTTGTCACTGGTTTTGGAAGCACTCTTCTTGTTGGACGATCGAACGGAGAACTCGCTATTTTTAGTATTTCGAGTCCTCTCTCTCCAGTTCTTCTCGGAACATTTGATGCTCAAAGCGCTATCAATGGTATTTCACTTGGGAATAGTGGTACATATGCGTTCCTTGCAACGGATGAAAATTCGGCAGAATTTCAGGTGGTGGATATTTCAAATCCCGCATCGGCAACACTTGTGGGATCACTCAATCTTGGAGGAGATATAGACGGAATTGTTTACGATGAAGGAAAAGATCGTGCCTTTGTGGCAGGAGAAGATAATGCCGAAGAATTTTCTGTTTTTATGCCCCAATAAACAGCATAAGGAGTACTCAAAAAAATGGCGGATTTACTCTGGTAGAAGCACTTCTTTCTATTGCGCTTCTCGCTGTTCTTTTACAGGGATCCTCCATGCTTTTTTTGGAATCAATTCGAACGCGCGCAAAACTGCAATCAGTTGCCGAAGTAGATTCTCAGGGGACGCAAATTCTTCATGTTATTACCGAGGAAATACGTAATGCAGAGAGCATTGTTTCTCCAAATTCTGGAGCAAGCTCTTCATCTCTCACCATTTTTGCAAATGCGCAAAACACTATTTTTGTTCCGTTTGGAACAACACTCGTTATGGCAGAAGGTGCTCATCCATTTGCGGCACTCAATTCTTCTCGAGTTCAAATTGAGAGCATCACCTTTGAAAACCGATCACGCACTGGCACTCCCGGAACTCTTCACATCTCCCTTACGCTCTCGCATTACAACCCAGAAAATCGAGCAGAATTTGATGTAACCAAAACATTTACCGCTTCCGCCAGCCTTCGCACTCCATGAATATTCGTCAATTTCTCCGTCGGCAAAAGGGATATGTCCTTCTTATTTCCGTTCTCATGACGGGTGCTATTGGAACAATTATTGCCAGTGCTATCCTGTTTTTCAGTACCGATTCTCTCCGTATGAGCACTACATTTACCGAAGGAGCTCGCGCACGGACACTCGCGCACGCCTGCGCAGAACATGGACTGAATGAATTACGACAAAATACTTCGTACTCGGGAGGAGAAACGCTTTCTTTTGGAGATGATTCGTGTGAAGTTGTTGCTGTATTAGGAGGAAACATTGTACAGGCAGAAGGAATCGCAGGAGATGCTCTTTCGCGCGTAGAAGTAGAAGTATCAGATATTGATCCAGAAATCATCATCTCCTCATGGAAAGAGGTTGCTTCTTTTTGAAAAAATATCTTTTTATATTCAAAAAAATAGGTTATTATATGTATGAAATTTTTTTCTAAAACAAAATTATGAAATACTATGATACCTCGTTAAACAAAAAAGGGTTCACCCTCCTTGAAATTCTTCTCGTTGTTGCCGCCATTGCTATTCTTGCAGGAATTGTTATTTTGGCGATTAACCCAGGGAAACAGCTCGCCGAAACACGAAATGCTCAACGCCGATCAGATGTGAACACCATTTTGAACGCCGTATACCAGTATGCCATTGATAACAAAGGAACGATTCCGTCAGTTATTACAACAACCCAAACCGAGATTTGCGCCGACCCCTCTGGAACCTGCACAGGACTCGTCGATTTTGATACACTTGTCCTCAATGAAAAATACATTGTTGGTATTCCAAGCGACCCAACCGGAGCTTCTGGAAATGGTGCTGGATACGAAATTGTAAAATCTGCGAATGGACGTGTCACTGTTAGTGCTCCAGATGCAGAAGAAGGCGAAACTATTGCCGTAACACGATAATTCTATTTTATAAAAGTAGATGACGAACACCAAAAAAAAGAAGATTCTCGTTGTTGAAGATGAAATTTCATATCTCAAGGTATATCGCCTCAAGCTAGAAAAAGAGGGATTTGAAGTTCTTTTTGCAGAAGACGGAGAGGAGGCACTTCAAAAAATAAAAGAAAAACCGGACATCATTCTTCTTGATATTATTCTTCCAAAAAGAGATGGATTTTCTGTTCTTGAGGAAATACGAAAAAAAAAAGATTTTGCTCATGTACCAATTGTTGTGGCATCAAACTTGGGACAAAAAGAAGACCAAGAGCGCGCCCACAAAATGGGGGCGCAAGATTATTTCGTCAAGGCGAATACGAGCATGGCAGACATCGTAAAAATAATAAAGAAGCACCTTTCTGAAAAATAAGGAGTTATTTTTTTAGGGAGATTCTCGTGAGACCACCAGTAAATGGATGGAGAACTTTTGGAATATCGACCGATCCATCTTCGTGCTGAAAATTTTCGAGAATAGCAACAAGCGGACGGCTTGAAACTGCTGTGCCGTTGAGTGTGTGTGCCATAACAATTTCTCCATTTTTTTGGCGAATACGGATATTCAAACGACGTGCCTGAAAATCGGTGCAATTTGATGTACTCGTTACCTCACGATATCTCCCCTGCCCTGGAAGCCACGCTTCAATGTCATATTTTTTTGCCGCACTCGAACCAAGATCTCCAGCAGCAATAAGCACCAACCGATAGGGAATTCCGAGTTTTTGAAGAAGCGTTTCCTCTGCTTCTCGCATTTGCTCGTGAATAGAAAAAGACTCTTCAGGAAGACAAAGTGCCACCATTTCGATTTTCTCAAACTGATGTACTCGTAAAATCCCTTTTGTGTCTTTTCCATAGCTTCCTGCTTCCCTGCGAAAACACGGAGAATATCCCGCGAACTTTTTTGGCATCTCCTCTTCCTCGAGAATTTCTCCAGCGTAATAACTCGCAAGAGGAACCTCACTCGTCCCAATAAGATAAAGATCATCCACCCCAGGATTCACCACATAGTTTTCATCTTTTTGAAGATACCCCGTTCCAAAAATAGCCTCTTTTCGAGTGAGAAATGGAGGAATAGTAGGAGAAAAACCGAGTTTTTGAATTTCGAGAAAAGCCCAGTTCATGAGTGCCATTTGGAGAATGGCAAGTTCTTCCCGAAGAAAATAAAAACGCGAACCAGAAACTTTTGCTCCTCGCTCCATATCGAGAATTCCAAGACGTTCGGCAATTTCCCAATGTTCTTTGGGAGAAAAAGAAAATTCAGGAATGTCTCCCCATTCTTTCATTACTACAAAATCTTCTTCTCCTCCATCGGGCACATCAGAAAATGGTGGATTTGGAAGGGTGTTGAGAAGATCATCATAGAAAGATTGTACCGCTCGCAATTCTTCCTCCGCTTTTTTGAGTGATGCCGAAACCATCTTCATCTCCGCAAGTGCCAACTCTTTTTCCGCACCAAAAAGGGTTGGAATACGTTTATTCTCCGCATTTTGACGAGAACGAAATTCATCACAATGCACCATAAACTCACGACGCTTCTCATCAATTTCAAGAAGACGAGCGACTGTATTATCAGGAATACCTTTTCGAGTAAGGGCGGATTGTATTTTTTCGGACTGTTCCCGAAGAAGGCGAATATCGAGCATAGAATAACAAAAGAGATGTCAGGAGGGATGCTACCACAGATCTTTTTGTTTCAAAAGAGGATGTTCTGGATAACAATATCATAGGCACTTTTGAGGTACGTTCATAATGCTCTAGAGGTATTTTATAATCGTTGTGGTCTTTCGGAGTTAGAGAATATAAGTCATTCAGTCAGTTTTGGGTTGAATTCACTTGGATCAAGTATCCGATTTCCGAGTTGGATAAATTCTTCTTAAAGTGTTCTATTGAATCGTTCGATCTCTGGATTGTCTTTCGAAGCTTCATTTTTTCCAACCGGATGTATTTTTTGCGAAGAGTGATAATCCTTATCTCCTCGTAAAATACCAATGGACATTAAGAGAAGTGTTTTCTGATGTTATGGAAATGTTCTTTACTCATCTTTTTGAGCCATTCCCATTTCTTCATAAGAGGTGGGTATGGTTTTATAGGTTTGAGAATTAAGGTCATCGAAGACAGAGAAAAACTCTATCTTAGAAGTGCTACCGATGTATCTTAATTTTTTCAGAGAAGAATACAGGCGGCGACATATCCAATATATCCTGATTTATTTCCCCTGCTGGAAGAGCTCAGCAAACATTTTTTTGTTCGTGAGAGAGCAAAAAGTTTCATAAGCAGAAAATAAATGACAAATATTTGAATTCTTTATGAGTTTATCTCTTGTTCGGTTGTATTCTTGAATGATCCCATTCGAAAAATTAAGTTGACAGCCTCTTATGTTTTCCAGCAAGATACGTTGGCGCTTTTTGGCGAGTGGTCTCTTTTGAGAGACTTCTCCTCACTTTCATTTTCATAAATCGTGCTCATTCCGAAAAAGCTAAAATATCGAAAAGTTCACAGAGGACGCGGAACCCTTCGAGGGGTGGCGCAAACTGGTTTTGAACTTGCGTTTGGAAGTTACGGACTCAAGGCAATTGGTCGAGGGGAAATTACAAGTCGCCAAATAGAATCAGCTCGAAGAGCTATTAACCGATACGTGAAACGCACAGGAAAGCTTTGGATACGTATTTTCCCACACAAGCCTGTTACTCAAAAGGCCGCAGAAGTTCCGATGGGATCGGGAAAAGGATCTGTGGAGTTCTATGTATTTCCTACTCTTCCTGGAAAAGTTATCTTCGAAATGGAAGGGGTTACAGAGAGCATTGCCAGAGAGGCATTTCGCCTTGCTTCCTATAAGCTTCCTCTGAAGACAAAATTTGTGAAAAAAGAATTCTAATATCTTCATGAAAACAACTCAACAAATTCGGGACCTCTCTGATAATGAAATCCGTAATGAAATTTTGCGGACAGAGCATCACCTTGTGGGACTCCGTATGAAAATTGTCACCTCACAAGAGAAAGACACCTCTAAAAAGGGAAAATTTAAAAAGTATATTGCTCGTCTCAAAACTATTTTGAATGAGCGTTCCATTGGTTTTTCTGCCACTCTATGAGAACAAAAAAAGGAATCGTTTCTAAGAAATCTGGCGATAAAACAGTGGTGGTAACCGTTCATCGATATGAGATGCACCCGAAATATCACAAGAGATATCGCGTTTCAAAAAAGTTTCATGCACATGACGAAGGGAATACTGTGCAAGTAGGAGATGAAGTAGTTATCCTTGAGACACGTCCTCTCTCTCGCCTCAAACGTTGGCGAGTTGTGACATCAGAAGAATTTTCTTCACTTCAACAATCATGATTCAAGTACAAACCATTCTGTCTGTTGCAGACAATACCGGCGCAAAAGAAGTGATGTGTATTAAAGTACTCGGCGGAAGTAAACGTCGATACGCAGGAGTGGGAGACATTATTGTCGTTACCGTAAAAAAGGCTACTCCAAAAGGCATTGTAAAACGGAAGTCTGTTCAAAAAGCAGTAGTAGTAAGACAGCGACGCGACGTTCGTCGTCAAGATGGATCCATCATTCGTTTCGATGAAAACGCTGTTGTCATTGTCAATAACGCAAAAGACCCTCGTGGAACTCGTGTTTTTGGTCCTGTTGCTCGTGAGCTTCGTGCAATGGGTTTTCAGAAAATTATCTCTCAAGCCCCTGATGTTCTTTAGCAAAACACAAAGAACACTCAGAAAGGCATTGACAAACACTTTTCCTCTAGGGCAAAATTTTCCGGCTTTTTTCTCATCGTGAAAATCAAAAAAGGCGATCATGTCGTCATTATCACCGGCAAGGACAAGGGAAAGAAGGGAAACGTCATTCGCACTATTCCTTCAGAAGAGAGAATTGTCGTGGAGAAGGTGAACCTTTGCACCAAGCACCAAAAAAGAGACCAGAAGAGTCCTGGAGGAAAGATTCAGTTTGAGGCGCCTATTCATGTTTCAAACGTAAAAATCATTTGTCCAGAGACGAAAAAGAGCTCTCGTGTTCG
Coding sequences within:
- a CDS encoding HAMP domain-containing histidine kinase, whose amino-acid sequence is MANKRTPKEKERSFIDLLRFWQNLPVTFFGITLSGALVLSLFLAIEDTLYAQNEKYLHTLGEMVSSHFPAELLEKLQSSHNGVPEDISEIMRHVFAQSSDIYSLQILTKTNHSNELQVLFSDHRFDRDRNGDGSISESEEAVPVGRILSIEQSDWFLDAFTETKVNPDIVFDALGALRRVASPIFSFGTVNKRTNAIVLMEIDQKYHVQNLNAVRWHFLGIFLGIILLIILVSSFFAQQERIRHHLEQTNMLKDKFVGIVSHELRTPLTVIRGFIEFFHKEKYGPINRQQKSILEKIHRNASDLLHLVNDMLDIQKLEIGKMQFQKQTFLVSYLVENVVQDFQVICEEKQLSLDITHLNDASTPVFADPEKTREVLINLIGNAAKFTPEGGNIELSFSKSLRQGFLTISVKNTGVGIPPEEQERIFEKFHQVENKELGKAKGTGLGLSIAKEIVRQMDGEIWLTSEIGNGTTFFFTLPLSYESQKNSHH
- a CDS encoding type II secretion system protein, whose amino-acid sequence is MKHFAKYNSGFTLLEILLVVALFTALAGVSLPVSLAFLQKSSLDVTAQNTVQTLRRARTLAQSSAHDMSWGVYAEGGQIILFGGDSYATRNTSFDETLPIPELISVSGQQETVFEKFSGKPKNAGTLSFQALNDTLPITIGANGLLFY
- a CDS encoding type II secretion system F family protein, whose protein sequence is MSQKHKKEEDQKRGLNIFSRIGIAEDQENLLENLSMLVESGMDIPETLRSIATEMRTPQMKRMMMQAEEDIENGLPVWKALEETNILPPHIIALLRIGEESGRLPKNLKMVALQQQKQRMLLSRVRSSLAYPMIVLFLSLFIGVGISWFILPRLSVVFSQLKIDLPFVTSLFIGFGTFLGKYGNIAIPAFLLVFFLIFYFVFFHRSTKHIGQGILLKTPVIHQLIKQAELSRLGYMMGALLEAGISVIEALLSLEKASVFRSYKKLYRLLRENMEEGISFGESFGKHKETKKLIPAPVQQLISSGEQSGNLSQIFFKIGESYEGKTEYTTKNMAALLEPIMLIIIWIGVVSVALAVVLPIYTLVGNMNTGISSPPKAKIVAHKTIPQTESQNIPQPIHASGEIQKNIIGTITPEKQTEPKEEKDNEDFSQEKSQNVLYSLGDFEYPALPRKENIKNIEVLSNIPALNVRSGPSTDFSVLTQIFPGNSYPVREESGQWQKITLPNNEEGWVLGTYTQESFQEIEEDVPDEKSEDTPALVRLQDNLQGLNIRSNPTQEATIIGTMLPEDRYEKIGEEEGWFHIHFEEETGWVLGSLVQETKE
- a CDS encoding type II secretion system protein, coding for MKYYDTSLNKKGFTLLEILLVVAAIAILAGIVILAINPGKQLAETRNAQRRSDVNTILNAVYQYAIDNKGTIPSVITTTQTEICADPSGTCTGLVDFDTLVLNEKYIVGIPSDPTGASGNGAGYEIVKSANGRVTVSAPDAEEGETIAVTR
- a CDS encoding type II/IV secretion system protein; this encodes MYIAFIILEKWQKENCPFLKYFCLFCFSTQEIWKKKEKEYNMVESIKKQSMTKTKKEIDILLESGYLLEEDAKKILKKAEILHVSPLQILVTDGILSRVLMGQAIAEYYKIPYANLSANSSEKEEDIFHIPERTATSLRVVFVSEKNETVHVATDTPVIENISQKISEFFPKKNIEVLYALPEEIDMALVQYRKPLKTRFSQIITKKIRIAPEILQEILEDALIYQASDIHLEPKEDGTLIRFRIDGILKEAGNIPKEHYGNLINHIKVQSRLRIDEHNTTQDGAMRYDFSGGNIDIRISIAPTIGGEKVTMRLLTNYVQSLQLAEIGLSRENQKFFEEASQKPFGMILVTGPTGAGKTTTLYSLLQIISNPGVNITTIEDPVEYHLPGLNQIQVNTERNITFSKGLRSIVRQDPDIILVGEIRDEETAEIAVNAALTGHLLLSTFHANDAATAIPRLLEMGVEPFLLASTLELIGAQRLIRKICPHCRYSIPLDAEEMKDIRKRFEDYLPKEAGVLYRAKGCVACHHTGYKGRTGIFECIPVSQELQDLILQHPSSKQIWALARKKGAITLFEDGMLKVRQGITTLEELLRVASPPEL
- a CDS encoding response regulator transcription factor yields the protein MNPKKILIIEDNEDLVELYKTAFSAEGFDVRSKGNGMDGIVQAPEFRPDVILLDIMMPQMDGFEVLSAIRNNSSMNVFIAINSNLSRQQDIDLAKRLGANVYLQKSEYGPTELVEKIQSLLKGEVQEENPLSVCGEACSPLLPPEVQQFFLIQRMEESDNTTILHVEEKNIPLLLHGQTLSFQNFLPIKKMQGGSVFGRNLLLLVQSRQWVSPSGDTILTRRIVSLPSGGLSVAVVPV
- a CDS encoding prepilin-type N-terminal cleavage/methylation domain-containing protein encodes the protein MFCFYAPINSIRSTQKNGGFTLVEALLSIALLAVLLQGSSMLFLESIRTRAKLQSVAEVDSQGTQILHVITEEIRNAESIVSPNSGASSSSLTIFANAQNTIFVPFGTTLVMAEGAHPFAALNSSRVQIESITFENRSRTGTPGTLHISLTLSHYNPENRAEFDVTKTFTASASLRTP